The following are from one region of the Silene latifolia isolate original U9 population chromosome 9, ASM4854445v1, whole genome shotgun sequence genome:
- the LOC141601865 gene encoding uncharacterized protein LOC141601865: MVLYTKKKVYRLEAWCFDYAECNSLVKERWEKNDKGNDSQVLLSKLRRTNNAFRFWACNKKDEWGLKWSAFDQELESYLIDIENGGVTEDYVLCHKKLMEFATAAGTYWRQRAKLKWNCEGDTCTKYFFNWVKGRSGANTILGIMKESNEWTFDMKEIGGLFLKHFSTIFKSDAEPEGFDNYMSNYGYLFDNLKRKVGFEERAKLGRVYSRNEVRQAVFQLGPLKSPGPDGIPAAFYQRYWAIVKKDVINGALNILNSGNVLKDFNKTFIVLIPKNDCPGESWGFSVD, translated from the coding sequence ATGGTTCTCTACACCAAGAAGAAAGTTTACAGACTTGAGGCTTGGTGTTTTGATTATGCTGAATGTAATAGTCTTGTTAAGGAAAGATGGGAAAAAAATGATAAGGGTAATGACTCTCAAGTTCTTTTGTCCAAACTACGTCGTACCAATAATGCCTTCAGATTTTGGGCTTGCAACAAAAAAGATGAGTGGGGCTTAAAGTGGAGCGCATTTGATCAAGAACTCGAGTCTTATCTCATTGATATTGAGAATGGTGGTGTCACTGAGGATTATGTTTTATGTCACAAAAAGCTTATGGAATTCGCTACTGCTGCTGGCACATATTGGCGACAACGTGCAAAACTGAAATGGAATTGTGAAGGAGACACGTGCACTAAATATTTCTTCAATTGGGTTAAAGGACGGTCTGGTGCTAATACCATCTTGGGTATTATGAAGGAGTCTAATGAATGGACTTTTGATATGAAGGAGATTGGTGGAttatttcttaaacacttttccaCTATTTTTAAGTCTGATGCTGAGCCTGAAGGCTTTGACAATTACATGAGTAATTATGGTTATCTTTTTGATAATCTCAAGCGTAAAGTAGGCTTTGAGGAGAGGGCCAAGTTGGGTCGTGTCTATTCGAGAAATGAAGTACGACAGGCTGTTTTTCAATTGGGTCCCTTAAAATCACCAGGTCCTGACGGTATACCGGCAGCCTTCTACCAGAGATATTGGGCTATTGTTAAGAAGGATGTGATTAATGGTGCTCTCAATATTCTCAACTCGGGTAATGTGCTTAAAGATTTTAATAAAACCTTTATTGTTCTCATCCCTAAAAATGATTGTCCTGGAGAGAGTTGGGGATTTTCGGTAGATTAG
- the LOC141601866 gene encoding uncharacterized protein LOC141601866 produces the protein MKVVTKCIANRLKGIMDDLVGPFQSAFVPNRSIADNIVIAQEILHVINHKNYGKKGLMAIKADMSKAYDRLNWNFIRGVLSSLNLPGSMVHLIMSTIETVTYDILINGAPMEKFKPRCGIRQGDPLSPYIFALCTEVLSQMILYAQDGNFIKGIKICKNGPDISHLLFADDSLFFIRGDYGDLDFLMNIIDEYCVASGQCINTDKSSILFSPNCSLMTVKKCLTEYKFASKNDLGNYLGLPTSIGSSKRDLFKFLVDKTKRRLSSWNNILLSSAGKLTLIRSVLSSLSLFSLSVFRIPVSVTSKLQSLMVHFWWSGTRTNKSIHWCSKDFLSRPVGEGGLGLRNIGCFNQALLAKSAWRILNVPGSLISKVLGPKLGVQNDPFLQNRWKTPQASSWALKSLIWGSDLIFNNIAWTIGSSSRLNAWTSRWIEGSSLRDLCGDSIVTPTNATFLVGDLHDNHRRWDFSSFGFDPGEGVKKKILATYIPGQPSDDSFYWKLSRHGDFTVKSGYYAAAKGLSIGSNSAADRSRMSATIVAFCKSKLWKLPISIKLRVFLWKFMANALPVGTEFLKRTMHWRSTCSLCEGSTPCMESLSHLFRDCRFAKALWFGCPLGLRLTEGVDIDVRDWAINWVTYFLKGPDPNSLLFPFLATLWRIWCCRNEMIFQNRRPWPMGALTAILGDIQGMNEVVCNKSDCLIQAPPVDISPDSVLAKRIRNSFPFWIVGGPDCGNVCTVKCDAAWRDDRSSGMGWCLLDGSGTLRTSAHARTFASSALHAEGHAAIMALNWALEEGYLHIRLVTDCLVLVMRVLQGEKAIASISGILRDLKSII, from the coding sequence ATGAAGGTTGTTACAAAATGTATTGCGAATAGATTAAAAGGGATTATGGATGATCTGGTTGGTCCTTTCCAAAGTGCTTTCGTCCCAAATAGAAGTATTGCGGATAATATTGTCATTGCTCAAGAAATCCTTCATGTTATAAATCACAAGAATTATGGTAAGAAGGGCTTGATGGCGATTAAGGCTGATATGAGTAAAGCTTATGATAGACTTAACTGGAACTTCATTAGGGGGGTGCTATCCAGCTTAAACTTGCCGGGCTCTATGGTTCACCTTATTATGAGTACGATTGAAACTGTAACTTATGATATCCTGATTAATGGTGCACCTATGGAAAAATTTAAACCTCGCTGTGGGATTAGGCAAGGTGATCCCTTATCTCCGTATATCTTCGCGCTTTGCACGGAAGTTCTCTCTCAAATGATTCTATACGCTCAGGATGGCAACTTCATAAAGGGTATCAAAATATGCAAGAACGGACCGGATATATCCCATTTATTATTTGCGGATGATTCTCTCTTCTTTATTCGCGGTGATTATGGGGACTTGGACTTTCTTATGAATATTATTGATGAATATTGTGTTGCCTCTGGGCAATGCATCAATACAGATAAGTCCTCTATTCTCTTTAGCCCGAATTGCTCACTTATGACGGTCAAGAAGTGCTTAACTGAGTACAAATTTGCTTCTAAGAATGATCTTGGCAATTATCTTGGCCTACCAACGAGTATTGGATCTTCTAAAAGGGACTTATTTAAATTTCTCGTTGACAAAACCAAGCGCAGGCTATCCTCCTGGAATAACATTCTTCTCTCTTCGGCTGGTAAATTGACCCTTATTCGTTCTGTTCTTTCTTCACTATCTCTTTTCTCTCTATCGGTATTTCGCATACCGGTAAGTGTAACGTCAAAGCTCCAGTCTTTGATGGTGCATTTTTGGTGGAGTGGAACTAGAACTAATAAGTCTATTCATTGGTGTAGTAAAGACTTCCTTAGTAGGCCGGTGGGAGAAGGGGGTCTTGGTCTTCGCAATATTGGTTGTTTTAACCAAGCCCTTCTCGCCAAGTCTGCTTGGAGAATTTTAAATGTTCCAGGAAGCCTTATTAGCAAAGTTCTTGGTCCCAAGCTTGGTGTGCAAAATGATCCGTTTCTCCAGAACCGTTGGAAGACTCCTCAAGCGTCGTCATGGGCTCTAAAAAGCTTAATCTGGGGCTCTGATCTTATTTTCAACAATATTGCTTGGACGATTGGCTCGTCCTCTCGTCTTAATGCCTGGACGAGTAGATGGATCGAGGGCTCCAGTCTTCGTGACCTCTGTGGGGATTCTATTGTTACTCCTACTAATGCTACGTTCCTGGTTGGTGATCTTCATGATAATCATAGGAGATGGGATTTCTCCTCTTTTGGTTTCGATCCGGGTGAGGGAGTTAAGAAAAAAATCCTCGCAACTTACATCCCGGGTCAACCTTCAGATGACTCATTCTACTGGAAATTGTCCAGACATGGCGATTTCACTGTCAAGTCTGGATATTATGCTGCTGCTAAGGGTTTATCTATTGGTTCTAACTCGGCTGCTGATCGTTCTAGAATGTCTGCCACTATTGTTGCCTTCTGCAAATCAAAGCTATGGAAATTGCCTATTTCCATCAAACTAAGGGtgtttttatggaaatttatggctAATGCCCTTCCCGTTGGTACTGAATTTCTTAAACGAACTATGCATTGGCGCTCTACCTGCTCTCTTTGTGAAGGCTCTACCCCATGTATGGAATCTCTCTCTCATCTCTTCAGAGATTGTCGCTTTGCAAAGGCTCTCTGGTTTGGTTGTCCTCTAGGACTCAGACTCACGGAAGGGGTGGATATTGATGTTAGGGATTGGGCTATAAACTGGGTTACTTACTTTTTAAAAGGGCCTGATcctaactccctcctcttcccctTTCTTGCTACCCTCTGGAGAATTTGGTGTTGCAGGAATGAGATGATCTTCCAGAACCGCCGCCCTTGGCCTATGGGTGCTCTCACTGCTATTCTGGGTGACATTCAGGGTATGAATGAGGTTGTTTGTAACAAGAGTGATTGCCTTATTCAAGCACCTCCCGTGGACATCTCTCCTGATTCTGTTTTAGCAAAGAGGATTAGAAATTCCTTTCCTTTTTGGATTGTTGGTGGGCCTGATTGTGGGAATGTTTGCACTGTCAAGTGTGACGCTGCTTGGAGAGATGATAGAAGCTCTGGTATGGGGTGGTGCTTGTTGGATGGTAGTGGAACCTTAAGGACTTCTGCTCATGCTCGCACGTTTGCTTCTTCTGCCCTGCATGCCGAAGGACATGCTGCTATCATGGCGCTAAATTGGGCCTTGGAAGAAGGCTATCTCCATATTAGACTTGTTACAGATTGTCTTGTTTTAGTTATGCGGGTTCTTCAAGGAGAGAAGGCGATTGCGTCTATTAGCGGCATTCTCCGGGATCTTAAGTCTATCATATAG
- the LOC141600193 gene encoding uncharacterized protein LOC141600193: protein MSKIPSKTLLHLLTLFFSCLPILVISQVPSSSDQAILLNIKKQWNNQPPMQSWNSTTSHCLWHGVYCDGSEAVTGILLGNQNIMGKIPTSICDLKNLTTLDVSNNSILSTFPTFIYKCFKLQTLNLSQNYFVGFLPNDINKLSPNLQHLDLSGNNFTGDIPSSLAQLKGLKTLHFEQNLFNGTFPSDFGNLDSLEELVMAYNSFTPMNLPIEFGKLRSLKLLWMTQCNLVGQIPKSFRNLASLEHLDLVANNLVGEIPSELFLLKNFTYLYLYRNNLSGNLPTSIEALNLVELDLSMNYLLTGPIPEALTKLHKLEILALFDNKFNGTLPSSIALMPSLKRLKLFNNQFYGPLPQDLGIHSKLEGFEVSNNGFTGQLPENLCQGGALLGVVAFNNHLNGTIPDSLGRCNSLLTVEVYNNSMSGEVPQGLWSLANISMLQLSSNQFSGQLPNKVAWNMTRVEIDNNRFSGKIPQTVRDWGGLVVFKASNNMISGTIPLELTSLSQINSLQLDGNQLSGDLPSEIISWKNLNSLNLSNNQLSGFIPPALGSLPVLNYLDLSNNQFSGQIPPEIGQLKLTSLNLSSNKFYGRIPFGLDNSAYEGSFLSTNLCSDGGVSDLQKCSILRLKTRTLSSKYLTLVLVLASIAFLGTLYFTVSLIGEFRRRKHNQDLATWKLTSFHKLDFTAEKVLANLNESNMIGSGGFGQVYRIPVNESGDYVAVKRIWSNEKMSNTLEKEFLAEVVILGTIRHLNIVKLLCCISSENSKLLVYEYMENQSLDKWIHESRRQPVSSIMYVPGQRMVLDWPIRLKIAIGAAQGLSYMHHDCSPAIIHRDVKSSNILLDSEFNAKIADFGLAKILAKPGGEPDIASAVAGSFGYMPPEYCYTSKVNEKIDIYSFGVVLLELVTGKEPQIGDEHSNLAEWAWKHYNEGHPISNILDNQANELRYMEEMTNVFKIGLMCTSTLPSSRPTMKEVLQVLKRCSVLEDFGRAKVGSERDASPLLGRGYYVSSCKNSKKEEEHDDDSVV, encoded by the exons ATGTCAAAAATACCCTCCAAAACCCTCCTCCATTTGCTCACTCTCTTCTTCTCATGCCTACCCATATTGGTAATTTCACAAGTTCCATCATCTTCTGATCAAGCAATATTACTCAACATAAAGAAGCAATGGAACAATCAACCTCCCATGCAGTCATGGAATTCTACCACCTCCCATTGCCTTTGGCATGGTGTCTATTGCGACGGTAGCGAGGCGGTCACCGGGATATTACTAGGAAACCAAAACATCATGGGCAAAATCCCAACATCCATTTGTGATCTCAAGAACTTAACCACTCTTGATGTTAGCAACAATAGCATTCTTTCTACTTTTCCTACATTTATATACAAATGTTTCAAACTTCAAACTTTAAACCTTTCTCAAAACTACTTTGTTGGTTTCTTACCAAATGACATTAATAAACTTTCTCCAAATCTTCAACACCTTGACCTTAGTGGTAATAACTTCACTGGTGATATCCCAAGCTCATTAGCTCAACTCAAAGGCTTAAAAACCTTACATTTCGAACAAAATTTGTTCAACGGAACATTCCCTTCTGATTTCGGAAACTTAGATAGCCTTGAAGAGTTAGTGATGGCATACAACTCATTTACCCCCATGAATCTGCCCATCGAATTTGGGAAGCTCAGAAGTTTGAAGTTGTTATGGATGACTCAATGTAATTTGGTTGGCCAAATTCCAAAGAGTTTTCGCAATTTAGCAAGCCTTGAACATTTAGACTTGGTTGCGAATAATTTGGTGGGTGAAATACCAAGTGAGTTGTTCTTGCTTAAAAACTTCACCTATTTATACTTGTACAGAAACAATTTATCTGgaaaccttccaacctcaattgaGGCCTTGAACTTGGTAGAACTCGACCTTTCGATGAACTACTTATTGACAGGACCAATTCCTGAAGCACTAACCAAGCTACATAAGTTGGAAATTTTGGCATTGTTTGACAACAAATTTAATGGAACTTTGCCGTCAAGTATAGCTCTAATGCCTTCACTGAAGAGACTAAAACTTTTCAACAACCAATTTTACGGTCCTCTCCCTCAGGACTTAGGTATACACTCCAAGTTAGAGGGTTTCGAGGTGTCAAACAATGGTTTTACAGGCCAATTGCCGGAAAATCTCTGCCAAGGTGGAGCGCTATTAGGTGTTGTGGCATTCAATAACCATCTAAATGGAACCATTCCAGATTCTTTAGGAAGGTGTAACTCTTTATTGACAGTAGAAGTGTACAATAACAGCATGTCAGGGGAAGTTCCTCAAGGGTTATGGAGTTTGGCGAATATATCAATGTTACAGTTGAGTAGTAACCAGTTTTCAGGCCAACTTCCAAATAAGGTGGCTTGGAATATGACAAGGGTAGAGATTGATAACAATAGATTTTCCGGCAAAATCCCACAAACTGTGAGAGATTGGGGTGGTTTAGTGGTGTTTAAGGCAAGCAACAACATGATTTCAGGTACTATTCCATTGGAACTAACTAGCCTTTCGCAAATAAACTCGTTACAACTTGATGGTAATCAACTCTCAGGTGATCTTCCCTCAGAAATCATTTCATGGAAAAATTTGAACAGTTTAAATCTTTCCAATAATCAGCTTTCAGGATTCATTCCACCAGCTCTGGGATCGTTACCTGTCCTTAATTATCTTGATTTGTCTAATAATCAGTTTTCAGGGCAAATCCCGCCTGAAATCGGTCAGTTAAAGCTTACTTCACTCAATCTTTCATCTAATAAGTTTTACGGGAGAATCCCTTTTGGGCTTGATAACAGTGCTTATGAGGGTAGTTTTCTGAGCACCAATTTATGTTCTGATGGAGGAGTTTCAGACCTTCAAAAATGCTCCATTTTACGACTAAAGACGAGGACTCTATCCTCCAAATACCTTACCTTGGTTCTAGTCCTTGCATCAATTGCTTTCTTAGGGACTTTATACTTCACAGTGTCCTTGATTGGTGAATTCAGACGTCGAAAGCATAACCAAGATCTCGCAACGTGGAAACTGACCTCATTCCATAAGCTAGACTTCACAGCAGAGAAAGTCCTAGCCAACTTGAACGAGAGCAATATGATCGGGTCAGGAGGGTTCGGTCAAGTATACCGGATCCCTGTGAATGAGTCGGGAGATTATGTGGCAGTTAAGAGGATATGGAGTAACGAGAAAATGAGCAATACACTCGAGAAAGAGTTCCTTGCTGAGGTTGTGATACTGGGTACAATTCGGCATCTTAACATAGTCAAGTTACTCTGTTGTATTTCGAGTGAGAACTCGAAACTCCTGGTTTATGAGTATATGGAGAATCAAAGCTTAGATAAATGGATCCATGAGAGTAGAAGGCAACCCGTGTCATCAATAATGTACGTACCAGGTCAACGAATGGTGTTGGATTGGCCTATAAGATTGAAGATTGCTATAGGTGCTGCTCAAGGACTCAGCTATATGCATCATGATTGTTCGCCTGCAATAATTCACAGAGATGTGAAATCCAGTAATATTTTGTTGGACTCTGAGTTCAATGCCAAGATTGCTGATTTTGGACTAGCAAAGATTCTAGCTAAGCCAGGTGGAGAGCCCGACATAGCTTCTGCAGTTGCTGGATCATTTGGCTACATGCCCCCAG AATATTGCTACACAAGCAAGGTGAATGAGAAGATAGACATCTATAGCTTTGGGGTAGTACTTCTTGAGCTAGTTACAGGAAAAGAGCCTCAAATCGGGGATGAACACTCCAATCTTGCTGAATGGGCCTGGAAGCATTACAATGAAGGGCATCCCATCTCCAACATCCTTGATAACCAGGCTAACGAACTTAGATATATGGAGGAGATGACGAACGTGTTCAAGATAGGGTTGATGTGCACAAGCACATTGCCTTCTTCCAGGCCTACAATGAAGGAGGTTTTACAAGTGCTAAAACGTTGTAGTGTCCTAGAAGATTTTGGAAGAGCAAAGGTGGGGAGTGAGCGCGACGCTTCCCCGCTTCTTGGAAGAGGATATTACGTCTCTAGTTGTAAAAACAGCAAGAAAGAAGAGGAACATGACGATGATAGTGTAGTTTGA